A window of the Henckelia pumila isolate YLH828 chromosome 3, ASM3356847v2, whole genome shotgun sequence genome harbors these coding sequences:
- the LOC140887646 gene encoding putative disease resistance protein RGA3 translates to MGESSFVSELVTKFGSTLFNSALDRLASFGISYACDELKLIWDVDDELRKLQRTMLKVQDLVDHVECCPLRLMWGSKAWKLWFTDLKKLSYDADSLVDYISLQISTSGSARPAKLRKTILSSFEIKLPHEINVLQIKLESLAREMKSLLKIEKMKGMSPHCHNILSSTSSLIDDRKVVGRATDIQHFVFDFLNHEPKMGNFSVASIVGMAGIGKTTFARLIYDDTSVNKSFDKKMWVSVSMKFDLIRITKSILEALTGNSCTLSDLNSVQVLLQHVIRGFKFLLVLDDYWSENQDDWDVLSLPLRFGCEGSKVIITTRSAKVSTAVKSFKTYNLKHLSDDECWDLMKQKMFFPVEGQEYLESIGREISKKCKGLPLAAEMLGSLLSNSECAENEWHCILKSKLWDLPQEKNDLFTVLMLSYLHLSPQLQKCFAYCSLFPQNHEFEVEELVLLWMAEGFIQPVEGWRLEDLGRRCFNDLYSRSFLQAAKNSRNQIIYKMHDLIHDMAQLISADICFQVMNMSDCYPLFGDTYHLSMLRDSMQPIHLRASQENKKLRTFLMISKRSAQAGQLNNELFAHLKFLRVLDLSRIGLTELIDSFDHLKFLRYLNLSENHISMLPKSVCTLMALQTLKLKNCHQLHELPEDTKNLSDLRHLDLDIKGQLIAMPPHFGRLTNLQSLSAFIVGIREENGVTQIRNMDLLRGSLCIKNLQVVNGLDATRAKLHNKAFLDKLELQWVPLTSGAQQDTLRQTQNEQCRVLSNLRPHENLKELLIDNYCGALYPRWFCESNRKFTSIHLQGLKYCASLPPLGQLHCLKSFYISDMPLLESIGDTFYGTGNGMKFLSLVSFEVRSMTGLLSWVYTATFASMPLLNTFTIHDCPNLTSIPANLMSHDNSNISGCSNLQITTLPSIEVIS, encoded by the coding sequence ATGGGTGAATCTTCATTCGTATCAGAGCTCGTGACTAAGTTTGGATCCACTCTCTTTAACTCTGCATTGGACAGATTGGCTTCGTTTGGAATATCTTATGCTTGTGATGAATTAAAATTGATATGGGATGTTGACGACGAGCTTAGAAAATTGCAGAGAACGATGCTGAAAGTTCAAGATTTGGTGGATCATGTAGAGTGTTGTCCGTTGAGGCTAATGTGGGGAAGCAAAGCTTGGAAACTGTGGTTCACAGATCTCAAAAAACTTTCTTATGATGCCGATTCTCTTGTTGATTACATCTCCTTGCAAATCTCCACCTCCGGCTCCGCCCGACCCGCTAAGCTTCGTAAGACGATTCTTTCAtcttttgaaattaaattaccTCATGAGATCAATGTGCTACAAATCAAGTTGGAAAGTCTTGCTCGAGAAATGAAAAGTCTACTCAAGATTGAAAAGATGAAAGGGATGTCACCGCACTGTCATAACATTTTATCCAGCACTAGTTCATTGATAGATGATAGAAAAGTTGTTGGGAGGGCAACCGACATACAAcattttgtttttgattttctaaatcATGAACCGAAAATGGGTAATTTTTCGGTAGCGTCAATAGTGGGAATGGCGGGAATCGGTAAGACAACCTTTGCAAGACTCATTTATGATGATACATCTGTAAACAAAAGTTTTGACAAGAAAATGTGGGTCTCTGTATCAATGAAATTCGATTTGATTAGGATTACGAAATCTATACTTGAAGCGTTGACAGGAAATAGTTGCACTTTGTCTGACTTGAATTCTGTTCAAGTCCTTCTTCAACATGTAATTCGgggtttcaaatttttgttggtTCTTGATGATTACTGGAGTGAAAATCAGGATGACTGGGATGTACTTTCTTTGCCTTTAAGATTTGGTTGTGAAGGAAGCAAAGTTATTATAACCACCAGAAGTGCTAAAGTTTCGACAGCTGTGAAATCCTTTAAAACATATAATCTCAAGCATTTATCTGATGATGAGTGCTGGGATTTGATgaaacaaaaaatgttttttccAGTCGAGGGCCAAGAGTATTTGGAATCTATTGGTAGAGAGATCTCAAAGAAATGCAAAGGCTTGCCTTTGGCAGCCGAGATGCTTGGAAGCTTATTATCGAATTCTGAATGTGCAGAGAATGAGTGGCATTGCATTTTGAAGAGCAAGTTATGGGACTTGCCACAAGAAAAGAATGATCTATTTACTGTTTTGATGCTTAGCTATCTTCATCTTTCCCCACAGCTGCAAAAATGTTTTGCTTATTGTTCTCTATTCCCCCAAAATCATGAGTTTGAAGTTGAAGAACTTGTGCTGTTGTGGATGGCAGAGGGCTTCATCCAACCCGTAGAAGGATGGAGATTGGAGGACCTGGGACGCCGTTGCTTCAATGATCTTTACTCGAGGTCATTTTTACAAGCAGCTAAAAATTCAAGGaaccaaatcatatataaaatgcACGACCTCATTCATGATATGGCACAATTGATTTCAGCTGATATATGCTTCCAGGTCATGAACATGTCGGATTGTTATCCCTTATTTGGAGATACTTATCATTTATCAATGCTTCGCGACAGCATGCAACCGATTCATTTAAGAGCCTCTCAGGAAAATAAAAAGTTGCGAACATTTTTAATGATCAGTAAGAGGAGTGCTCAAGCGGGACAACTAAATAATGAATTGTTCGCACATTTGAAGTTTTTGCGGGTGTTAGATCTAAGTCGGATTGGTCTTACTGAACTCATTGATTCTTTTGATCATTTGAAATTTCTTCGCTACCTTAACCTCTCCGAAAACCACATCTCAATGCTACCCAAATCTGTATGTACTCTCATGGCCTTACAAACACTAAAGCTCAAAAACTGCCACCAACTTCATGAATTACCTGAAGACACAAAAAATCTCTCCGACTTGAGACATCTGGATTTGGACATTAAAGGCCAGCTTATCGCGATGCCACCGCATTTTGGAAGGTTAACCAATCTTCAATCTCTTTCTGCATTTATTGTCGGAATCAGAGAAGAAAATGGTGTCACTCAAATTCGAAATATGGATTTACTCAGAGGATCACTCTGCATAAAAAACCTTCAGGTCGTAAATGGTCTAGATGCAACTCGGGCCAAGTTGCACAATAAGGCATTCTTGGACAAGCTCGAACTACAATGGGTGCCGTTAACTAGCGGTGCCCAGCAGGATACTCTACGACAGACACAAAATGAACAATGTCGTGTTCTCTCAAATCTTCGCCCTCATGAAAATCTTAAAGAGCTGCTCATCGATAACTATTGTGGTGCACTTTATCCTCGTTGGTTTTGTGAATCTAATCGCAAATTTACAAGCATTCACTTGCAAGGGCTCAAGTATTGTGCAAGTCTTCCACCTCTGGGACAACTCCATTGCCTAAAATCTTTTTATATTTCAGACATGCCTCTTTTGGAGTCCATCGGTGACACCTTTTATGGTACGGGGAACGGCATGAAGTTCCTTTCTTTGGTATCATTTGAAGTAAGAAGCATGACCGGATTGCTTAGTTGGGTATACACGGCTACCTTTGCTTCCATGCCTCTCCTAAATACTTTCACAATTCATGATTGCCCGAATTTGACGAGTATACCGGCAAACTTGATGAGCCATGATAATTCAAATATCAGCGGCTGCTCAAACCTTCAGATCACCACGCTACCATCAATAGAAGTGATTTCGTAG